From Elusimicrobiaceae bacterium, a single genomic window includes:
- a CDS encoding aldo/keto reductase, with translation MTLQIGSLEIDRIGLGTWALGGGKDWGETLADQAYATVSAAIDRGIVLIDTAPVYGAGTSEEIIGRAISSCRQRVALATKCGICLREGRPDHDLRPQRILQECENSLRRLQTDYIDLYQIHWPDPKVPLTEAVGTLTRLQEQGKIRAIGLCNVSAEQVKQASEVAPITSVQSRLSLLDQKTLSLAAFCQQRGIYFWAYGVLGGGILTGKYTQMPNLRRCDARRYFYPHYFGEGFHAAMSVTQRVKTVAQQRQVPPSAVALAWTLAQPGVRGVLAGARTSAQVTENIQALSLQLSAQEQEFLRGK, from the coding sequence GTGACGTTGCAAATAGGATCCTTGGAAATTGACCGGATAGGATTAGGCACTTGGGCATTGGGTGGCGGAAAGGATTGGGGAGAAACTCTTGCCGATCAAGCCTATGCCACTGTGTCCGCCGCGATAGACAGAGGCATTGTTTTAATAGATACCGCCCCCGTTTACGGAGCGGGCACATCCGAAGAAATCATAGGCCGCGCGATCTCCTCTTGCCGCCAGCGTGTGGCGTTAGCCACCAAATGCGGCATTTGCTTGCGTGAGGGGCGTCCCGATCACGATTTGCGGCCCCAACGTATTTTGCAGGAATGTGAAAATTCCCTGCGGCGATTGCAGACCGATTATATTGATCTATATCAAATCCACTGGCCGGACCCGAAAGTACCGTTAACGGAAGCGGTCGGTACATTAACACGCCTACAAGAACAGGGAAAAATCCGGGCAATCGGGCTTTGTAATGTATCTGCTGAACAAGTAAAACAAGCCAGCGAAGTAGCCCCTATTACAAGCGTGCAGAGCCGGCTTTCTTTGCTGGATCAAAAGACTCTTTCTTTGGCGGCGTTTTGCCAACAACGGGGGATTTATTTTTGGGCTTATGGCGTGTTGGGGGGAGGCATTTTGACAGGTAAATATACCCAAATGCCTAACTTGCGCCGTTGTGATGCGCGGCGGTATTTTTATCCGCATTATTTTGGGGAAGGATTTCACGCGGCTATGTCCGTGACGCAACGTGTGAAAACGGTGGCGCAACAAAGACAAGTACCCCCTAGTGCGGTAGCTTTGGCGTGGACACTGGCCCAGCCGGGCGTGAGAGGAGTGCTGGCCGGTGCCCGTACGAGTGCTCAAGTGACGGAAAATATACAGGCCTTGTCTTTACAGTTAAGTGCCCAAGAGCAGGAGTTCTTACGTGGAAAGTGA
- a CDS encoding YbaB/EbfC family nucleoid-associated protein encodes MFDKLGQLKDLWQLKNQMQEIKKRLDNMVVKVSSPNHVFEITISGSQEVKEVTVDATYKNFSEVQLGEELKTAINKAVRDSQALAAQAMGGAMGMELPKA; translated from the coding sequence ATGTTTGATAAGTTAGGACAATTAAAAGATTTATGGCAGCTGAAAAATCAGATGCAGGAAATTAAAAAGAGACTGGACAATATGGTTGTCAAAGTGTCCAGCCCCAATCACGTGTTTGAAATTACCATTTCCGGCTCTCAGGAAGTCAAGGAAGTGACGGTAGATGCCACGTACAAAAATTTTTCCGAAGTTCAATTAGGCGAAGAATTGAAAACTGCCATCAATAAAGCCGTGCGTGATAGCCAAGCCTTGGCGGCGCAAGCCATGGGCGGGGCCATGGGCATGGAACTGCCGAAAGCATAA